In a single window of the Pocillopora verrucosa isolate sample1 chromosome 4, ASM3666991v2, whole genome shotgun sequence genome:
- the LOC131785313 gene encoding homeobox protein ceh-19 isoform X2: MLTATNVTIKKRIQRVKMFNISNLATFKMMEPVNSANFTIAALLGSSRSQQELIRDTAPFHDQRLRGPERNRLGLNTTMESDEEDEQESRNPDNRIVASKEEDSRESKATRKSVKTRRKRTAFTSFQLKCLEEKFMMNKYLTIAERDMLAKSLQLSNKQVKTWFQNRRTKWKRENVGEAIHLAYEIQRSSIGPYHPPWVPICHCPPPPPIYRMNTMYSCTPPTFIPPHGAQ; encoded by the exons ATGCTGACCGCAACAAATGTTACAATAAAGAAAAGGATCCAGAGAGTTAAGATGTTCAACATATCTAACCTG GCAACATTCAAGATGATGGAGCCAGTCAATTCAGCAAATTTTACCATCGCTGCTTTGTTGGGCTCCTCAAGATCGCAGCAAGAACTTATCAGGGACACAGCGCCATTTCATGATCAGAGACTTCGTGGGCCTGAGAGAAACAGGCTTGGGCTTAATACAACGATGGAGAGTGACGAGGAAGATGAGCAAGAATCTCGAAATCCAG ACAATCGAATTGTGGCATCAAAAGAAGAAGACAGCCGTGAGTCTAAAGCTACAAGGAAGTCTGTAAAAACCAGGAGAAAAAGAACAGCGTTCAcaagttttcaattgaaatgtCTCGAGGAAAAGTTCATGATGAACAAATATCTCACCATTGCAGAGAGGGATATGTTAGCAAAGTCTCTTCAGCTCAGtaacaaacaagttaaaacttGGTTTCAAAATCGTCGAACCAagtggaaaagagaaaatgttggAGAAGCAATCCACTTGGCTTATGAAATACAAAGGAGTAGTATTGGACCTTACCACCCCCCATGGGTCCCTATTTGTCATTGTCCGCCTCCTCCTCCAATCTACAGAATGAACACAATGTATTCATGTACGCCCCCAACGTTTATTCCACCACACGGAGCTCAATAG
- the LOC131785313 gene encoding homeobox protein unplugged isoform X3 translates to MATFKMMEPVNSANFTIAALLGSSRSQQELIRDTAPFHDQRLRGPERNRLGLNTTMESDEEDEQESRNPDNRIVASKEEDSRESKATRKSVKTRRKRTAFTSFQLKCLEEKFMMNKYLTIAERDMLAKSLQLSNKQVKTWFQNRRTKWKRENVGEAIHLAYEIQRSSIGPYHPPWVPICHCPPPPPIYRMNTMYSCTPPTFIPPHGAQ, encoded by the exons ATG GCAACATTCAAGATGATGGAGCCAGTCAATTCAGCAAATTTTACCATCGCTGCTTTGTTGGGCTCCTCAAGATCGCAGCAAGAACTTATCAGGGACACAGCGCCATTTCATGATCAGAGACTTCGTGGGCCTGAGAGAAACAGGCTTGGGCTTAATACAACGATGGAGAGTGACGAGGAAGATGAGCAAGAATCTCGAAATCCAG ACAATCGAATTGTGGCATCAAAAGAAGAAGACAGCCGTGAGTCTAAAGCTACAAGGAAGTCTGTAAAAACCAGGAGAAAAAGAACAGCGTTCAcaagttttcaattgaaatgtCTCGAGGAAAAGTTCATGATGAACAAATATCTCACCATTGCAGAGAGGGATATGTTAGCAAAGTCTCTTCAGCTCAGtaacaaacaagttaaaacttGGTTTCAAAATCGTCGAACCAagtggaaaagagaaaatgttggAGAAGCAATCCACTTGGCTTATGAAATACAAAGGAGTAGTATTGGACCTTACCACCCCCCATGGGTCCCTATTTGTCATTGTCCGCCTCCTCCTCCAATCTACAGAATGAACACAATGTATTCATGTACGCCCCCAACGTTTATTCCACCACACGGAGCTCAATAG
- the LOC131785313 gene encoding homeobox protein unplugged isoform X4, whose amino-acid sequence MMEPVNSANFTIAALLGSSRSQQELIRDTAPFHDQRLRGPERNRLGLNTTMESDEEDEQESRNPDNRIVASKEEDSRESKATRKSVKTRRKRTAFTSFQLKCLEEKFMMNKYLTIAERDMLAKSLQLSNKQVKTWFQNRRTKWKRENVGEAIHLAYEIQRSSIGPYHPPWVPICHCPPPPPIYRMNTMYSCTPPTFIPPHGAQ is encoded by the exons ATGATGGAGCCAGTCAATTCAGCAAATTTTACCATCGCTGCTTTGTTGGGCTCCTCAAGATCGCAGCAAGAACTTATCAGGGACACAGCGCCATTTCATGATCAGAGACTTCGTGGGCCTGAGAGAAACAGGCTTGGGCTTAATACAACGATGGAGAGTGACGAGGAAGATGAGCAAGAATCTCGAAATCCAG ACAATCGAATTGTGGCATCAAAAGAAGAAGACAGCCGTGAGTCTAAAGCTACAAGGAAGTCTGTAAAAACCAGGAGAAAAAGAACAGCGTTCAcaagttttcaattgaaatgtCTCGAGGAAAAGTTCATGATGAACAAATATCTCACCATTGCAGAGAGGGATATGTTAGCAAAGTCTCTTCAGCTCAGtaacaaacaagttaaaacttGGTTTCAAAATCGTCGAACCAagtggaaaagagaaaatgttggAGAAGCAATCCACTTGGCTTATGAAATACAAAGGAGTAGTATTGGACCTTACCACCCCCCATGGGTCCCTATTTGTCATTGTCCGCCTCCTCCTCCAATCTACAGAATGAACACAATGTATTCATGTACGCCCCCAACGTTTATTCCACCACACGGAGCTCAATAG
- the LOC131785316 gene encoding T-cell leukemia homeobox protein 1-like has protein sequence MASFSINAILGHSTQKQQETNDVDLRHTNCVDESSSQQQDQKEHCPSKLVLYSDEIDDGAEFPRQEDLLNKIRRRRTAFTSSQLKSLEQKFRDKKYLTITERNNLAKSLRLTDTQVKTWFQNRRTKWKKQMAPEFEANLRWEEANAMFYPIQTAVFPYYEQFALPVPPIPYKYNIVPSFCPSSNLQLVQTNIHSFVSAHGSV, from the exons ATGGCATCATTCAGTATAAATGCCATCCTTGGACATTCAACgcaaaaacaacaagaaacaaacGATGTTGATCTGCGCCACACGAATTGTGTTGATGAAAGTTCCAGTCAACAACAGGACCAAAAAG AACATTGCCCATCAAAGTTAGTACTTTACAGTGATGAAATCGACGACGGCGCTGAGTTCCCCAGACAAGAGGACCTCTTGAACAAGATACGGCGAAGGCGAACAGCTTTCACAAGCAGCCAGTTAAAATCTTTGGAGCAAAAGTTTCGAGATAAGAAATACTTAACGATCACAGAGAGAAACAACTTGGCTAAAAGTCTTCGTCTCACGGATACTCAAGTCAAAACATGGTTTCAGAACCGACGGACTAAATGGAAAAAGCAAATGGCGCCTGAGTTTGAGGCAAACTTACGGTGGGAAGAAGCGAACGCTATGTTTTATCCGATACAAACTGCAGTGTTTCCTTATTACGAACAATTTGCACTCCCAGTGCCACCGATACCCTACAAGTATAACATTGTACCGAGTTTCTGTCCCTCATCTAACTTGCAACTAGTTCAGACaaatattcattcatttgtgtCGGCCCACGGCTCGGTCTAA